Proteins encoded in a region of the Culicoidibacter larvae genome:
- a CDS encoding DUF2156 domain-containing protein: MNFQPLTLAERELYNKYYHATGSPASELTFANLMAWQEVYQTKYAIIDKYFCMIINRHGRRMAILPLVDGHLNYISDGVITKLQRYFIEHFHQDCWYAIVTPQHLRLLDDNVEVVEQVETRDDFDYVYLREKLTTLSGRKLQAKRNHVSHFKREYPDYQYFAIGDDFISKYHGAIIELTNRIPEEQKAILYMLEHFSALQLSGGYIIVDNHLVAFTIGEVIDSMNMAVVHIEKANLDYHASFQIINQEFVAHCLQDAMYINREQDLGIEGLRKTKLSYHPDHFIEKSDIILTGGKV; the protein is encoded by the coding sequence ATGAATTTTCAGCCATTAACTTTGGCCGAACGGGAACTCTACAATAAATATTATCATGCAACCGGCAGTCCGGCTTCTGAACTTACTTTTGCTAATCTTATGGCTTGGCAAGAAGTATATCAAACTAAATATGCAATTATTGATAAGTATTTCTGTATGATTATAAACCGCCATGGGCGGAGAATGGCCATCTTACCACTGGTCGATGGCCATTTAAACTATATATCAGATGGAGTAATTACCAAATTACAGCGCTACTTTATTGAGCATTTTCACCAAGATTGTTGGTATGCAATTGTTACCCCGCAACACTTACGTTTATTGGATGATAATGTTGAGGTAGTTGAGCAAGTTGAAACTCGTGATGATTTTGACTATGTATATTTGCGTGAAAAGCTGACTACTTTATCGGGGCGCAAATTACAGGCTAAAAGGAATCATGTTTCTCACTTTAAACGTGAATATCCAGATTATCAGTATTTTGCTATTGGCGATGATTTTATATCAAAGTATCATGGTGCTATTATTGAGTTAACCAATCGTATTCCAGAAGAGCAGAAGGCAATTCTTTATATGCTTGAGCATTTTTCTGCTTTGCAGTTATCGGGTGGCTATATTATTGTTGATAATCATCTGGTAGCATTTACTATTGGCGAAGTTATTGATAGCATGAATATGGCGGTTGTTCATATTGAGAAAGCTAATCTTGATTATCATGCTTCATTCCAGATTATCAACCAGGAATTTGTTGCTCATTGTTTGCAAGATGCCATGTATATTAATCGCGAGCAAGATTTAGGTATTGAGGGGTTGCGTAAAACCAAACTTTCATATCACCCGGATCATTTTATTGAAAAGTCGGATATTATTCTTACTGGTGGTAAGGTATAA